The following proteins are co-located in the Flavobacterium sp. CECT 9288 genome:
- a CDS encoding DinB family protein translates to MKSTQLPINEYAPFYAQYIQALGEVDLIEELEISLHEFIKFVQNIPMDKFDYRYADGKWDIKEIIQHVIDTERIFAYRALRISRNDQTPLPGFDENIYVINTEANKRSIQELLTELSAVRHSSLLFFKSLSSDQFQRIGTASNSAISVRAIGFIMIGHQKHHQKVFEERYL, encoded by the coding sequence ATGAAATCAACACAGTTACCAATTAATGAATATGCACCCTTCTATGCTCAATATATTCAAGCTTTAGGAGAGGTAGATCTTATTGAAGAATTAGAAATTTCATTACATGAGTTCATTAAATTTGTTCAAAACATTCCTATGGATAAGTTTGACTACAGGTATGCTGATGGAAAATGGGATATTAAAGAAATTATTCAACATGTAATTGATACGGAACGTATTTTTGCTTATAGAGCGTTACGAATCTCTAGAAACGATCAAACGCCTTTACCTGGTTTTGATGAAAATATCTATGTTATCAATACTGAAGCCAACAAAAGAAGCATTCAAGAATTGCTTACAGAATTATCGGCAGTGCGCCATTCAAGTTTGTTGTTTTTTAAAAGCTTAAGTTCTGATCAATTTCAAAGAATTGGAACAGCATCCAACTCAGCAATATCAGTTAGAGCAATTGGATTCATTATGATTGGTCATCAAAAACATCATCAAAAAGTTTTTGAAGAAAGATATTTATAA